In Nocardia yunnanensis, one DNA window encodes the following:
- a CDS encoding PPOX class F420-dependent oxidoreductase: MDNTFEPLGKANYVQLTTYKKDGTPVGTPVWAVLDDGRLYVWTVTDSWKVKRIRRNPQVTVQPCDFRGKTHGELLKGSALILDAPGSERVRDLIKRRYGIQGWLGITLSKLRRGDTGTIGIEIAPA, from the coding sequence GTGGACAATACGTTCGAGCCGTTGGGCAAGGCGAACTATGTACAGCTGACCACCTACAAGAAGGACGGCACCCCGGTCGGGACGCCGGTGTGGGCCGTGCTCGACGACGGCCGCCTCTACGTGTGGACGGTCACCGACAGCTGGAAGGTCAAGCGGATCCGGCGCAATCCCCAGGTGACCGTGCAGCCCTGCGATTTCCGGGGCAAGACGCACGGGGAGCTGCTGAAGGGGTCCGCGCTGATCCTGGACGCTCCCGGCAGCGAACGGGTGCGCGATCTGATCAAGCGCCGCTACGGGATTCAGGGCTGGCTGGGTATCACCCTGAGCAAGCTGCGCCGCGGCGACACCGGCACCATCGGCATCGAAATCGCGCCCGCGTAA
- a CDS encoding S1C family serine protease, producing MSAEPVAQPGFGAPDAAALDSYSRTVIAVATSVTPHVASVSTRRGGGSAVVFTDDGFLLTNAHVVGESARGSVVFADGLEAGFDVVGVDPLSDLAVLRARGGAPRAVVLGDADRLVVGQLVVAVGSPLGLAGSVTAGVVSALGRSVPVGNRRAARVIEDVIQTDAALNPGNSGGALADSAGRVVGINTAVAGIGLGLAIPINATTRRIVSTLLSEGRVRRAYLGVVGVPAPLPAAVAERTGQDAGLRIVEVVRGGPAERAGLRRGDLVLSIADAEIRDAQGIQRQLFADAIGRSLPVTVLRNGAMVDVIAVPVELALD from the coding sequence ATGTCCGCCGAGCCGGTCGCGCAGCCCGGCTTCGGCGCCCCCGACGCCGCGGCGCTGGACTCCTACTCGCGCACCGTCATCGCGGTCGCCACCTCGGTGACCCCGCATGTGGCCAGCGTGTCGACCCGTCGCGGCGGCGGGTCGGCGGTGGTGTTCACCGACGACGGCTTCCTGCTCACCAACGCGCACGTGGTGGGCGAATCCGCGCGCGGCAGCGTGGTGTTCGCCGACGGGCTGGAAGCTGGCTTCGATGTGGTGGGCGTGGATCCGCTCTCGGATCTGGCGGTGCTGCGGGCGCGCGGCGGCGCGCCGCGGGCCGTGGTGCTCGGTGACGCCGACCGGCTGGTGGTCGGTCAGCTGGTGGTCGCGGTCGGCAGTCCGCTGGGGCTGGCCGGGTCGGTGACCGCGGGCGTGGTCAGCGCGCTGGGCCGCTCGGTGCCGGTGGGCAATCGCCGCGCCGCCCGCGTCATCGAGGACGTCATCCAGACCGACGCTGCCCTCAATCCGGGCAATTCCGGTGGGGCGCTGGCGGATTCGGCCGGCCGAGTGGTCGGGATCAATACCGCGGTGGCGGGTATCGGGCTGGGGCTGGCGATCCCGATCAACGCCACCACCCGCCGCATCGTGTCCACCCTGCTCAGCGAGGGCCGGGTGCGGCGGGCCTACCTGGGGGTGGTCGGGGTGCCCGCGCCGCTGCCGGCGGCGGTGGCCGAACGCACTGGGCAGGACGCGGGACTGCGCATCGTGGAGGTGGTGCGCGGCGGCCCGGCCGAACGCGCCGGGCTGCGGCGCGGGGATCTCGTGCTCAGCATCGCCGACGCCGAAATCCGTGACGCGCAAGGCATTCAGCGTCAGCTCTTCGCCGACGCCATCGGCCGCTCGCTGCCGGTGACGGTGCTGCGCAACGGCGCGATGGTGGACGTCATCGCGGTGCCGGTCGAACTCGCCCTGGACTGA
- the cobG gene encoding precorrin-3B synthase, whose amino-acid sequence MTRSDPDSCPGVLRLHQAADGPLARIRVPGGRLSPEQLQTLAAAAVDLSDGHIELTSRGNVQFRQVRDAAALTDRLTAAGLLPSATHERIRNIIASPLSGRVGGWTDVHPLVPALDEGLRAHPRLADLPGRVLFTLDDGRGDVSGLGGDIGVHALDEHTYALLLAGNDTGVRVSAADAVELMLATAHGFLDIRDGQWRLHEIPDGPGRVTEHLLSNHPGLDATGAPVEITARQDIPIGWLNQDDDRVALGAGVRLGSLPARTAEFIAAIERPVFLTPWRSLVITDLEEWAAEQVVRVLAPMGLLFDANSPWLQVSACAGRPGCAKSLTDVRADAAAAVESGRVIPTAATQSAQEGLDAEEIVAAGRQHWSGCDRRCGRPRGPVTDIIATPDGYRITPAE is encoded by the coding sequence ATGACGCGATCCGATCCCGATTCCTGCCCGGGCGTGCTGCGCCTGCATCAGGCCGCCGACGGTCCCCTCGCCCGCATCCGGGTCCCCGGCGGCCGCCTCTCCCCCGAGCAGTTGCAGACCCTCGCCGCGGCGGCGGTCGATCTGAGCGACGGCCATATCGAGCTCACCTCGCGCGGCAATGTGCAGTTCCGGCAGGTCCGCGACGCGGCCGCGCTCACCGATCGGCTGACCGCGGCCGGGCTGCTGCCCAGCGCGACTCACGAGCGGATCCGCAACATCATCGCCTCCCCGCTCTCGGGCCGGGTGGGCGGCTGGACCGACGTGCATCCTCTGGTTCCCGCACTCGACGAGGGTCTGCGCGCACACCCGCGTCTGGCGGACCTGCCCGGCCGCGTCCTGTTCACCCTCGACGACGGTCGCGGCGACGTCAGCGGCCTCGGCGGCGATATCGGCGTCCACGCCCTCGACGAGCACACCTACGCACTCCTGTTGGCGGGCAACGACACCGGTGTCCGCGTGTCCGCCGCCGACGCGGTCGAGCTGATGCTCGCCACCGCCCACGGCTTCCTCGATATCCGCGACGGCCAGTGGCGGCTGCACGAGATACCGGACGGCCCGGGCCGCGTGACAGAGCATCTGCTGTCCAATCATCCCGGCCTGGACGCCACCGGCGCGCCCGTCGAAATCACTGCGCGCCAAGACATCCCGATCGGCTGGCTGAATCAGGACGACGATCGGGTGGCGCTGGGCGCGGGTGTGCGTCTGGGCTCGCTGCCCGCCCGCACCGCCGAATTCATCGCCGCGATCGAGCGTCCCGTCTTCCTCACCCCGTGGCGCAGCCTGGTCATCACCGACCTCGAGGAGTGGGCGGCCGAGCAAGTCGTCCGCGTCCTCGCCCCCATGGGCCTTCTCTTCGACGCCAACTCGCCCTGGCTGCAGGTCAGCGCCTGCGCAGGCCGGCCCGGTTGCGCGAAATCGCTCACCGATGTCCGCGCCGATGCCGCCGCAGCCGTCGAATCGGGCCGCGTGATCCCCACCGCCGCAACCCAATCCGCGCAGGAGGGCCTGGACGCGGAGGAGATCGTCGCCGCGGGCCGCCAACACTGGTCCGGTTGCGATCGCCGGTGCGGCCGCCCCAGGGGCCCGGTCACCGACATAATCGCCACCCCCGACGGCTATCGGATCACCCCGGCCGAATAG
- a CDS encoding TldD/PmbA family protein: MLPAPEVVERALRSSRADEAIVLVTDAHEASLRWAGNSMTTNGSAVARDWAVVSVFRDGPHTARVGSVSSTSVDPADIEAVVRASEDAARTAEPARDAMPLLSPDAVDDDTLDRRLDWAGAPATTDIGVFTTLASDLATGFDGADRLYGFAHHQMHSSWLGTSTGLRRRWVQPTGSIEINGKRGAGGELASAWVGAGTTDFTDVDTPGLLAELSRRLDWSKRRVELPAGRYETLLPPSAVADLMIYMAWTMEGRGTHEGHTAFSRAGGTRIGERLTDIPLTLYSDPSAAGLEYRPFVATPSSSESLSVFDNGLTARRTDWIGEGVIESLVYPRATAAEFDAPVTLPGENLLMTGGSAATLPDMIAATERGLLLTCLWYIREVDPATLLLTGLTRDGVYLVENGEVTAAVNNFRFNESPLDLLRRVTEAGRTDITLPREWKDWFTRTAMPPLRIPDFHMSSVSQAT, translated from the coding sequence GTGCTCCCCGCCCCCGAGGTCGTCGAACGCGCGCTGCGGTCCTCCCGCGCCGACGAGGCCATCGTGCTGGTCACCGACGCGCACGAGGCGTCGCTGCGCTGGGCCGGAAACTCCATGACCACCAACGGTTCCGCGGTCGCCCGCGACTGGGCGGTGGTGTCGGTGTTCCGCGACGGACCCCATACCGCGCGGGTCGGCAGCGTGAGCTCCACCAGCGTCGACCCCGCCGACATCGAGGCCGTGGTGCGCGCCAGCGAGGACGCCGCGCGCACCGCCGAACCCGCCCGCGACGCCATGCCGCTGCTGTCGCCCGACGCCGTGGACGACGACACCCTCGATCGGCGGCTGGACTGGGCGGGCGCGCCCGCCACCACCGACATCGGCGTGTTCACCACGCTGGCAAGCGATCTCGCCACCGGTTTCGACGGCGCGGACCGCCTCTACGGATTCGCCCACCACCAGATGCACTCCAGCTGGCTGGGCACCTCCACTGGACTGCGACGCCGCTGGGTACAGCCCACCGGCTCGATCGAGATCAACGGCAAACGCGGCGCCGGCGGCGAGCTGGCCAGCGCGTGGGTCGGTGCCGGCACCACCGATTTCACCGATGTCGACACCCCCGGCCTGCTGGCCGAGCTCTCGCGCCGCCTGGACTGGAGCAAGCGCCGCGTCGAGTTGCCCGCGGGCCGCTACGAGACGCTGCTGCCGCCCTCCGCGGTCGCCGACCTGATGATCTACATGGCCTGGACGATGGAGGGCCGCGGCACGCACGAGGGCCACACCGCCTTCTCCCGCGCCGGCGGCACCCGAATCGGCGAGCGGCTCACCGATATTCCGCTGACCCTGTACTCCGATCCCAGCGCCGCGGGCCTGGAATACCGGCCGTTCGTGGCGACCCCGTCGTCCTCGGAATCGCTGTCGGTGTTCGACAACGGGCTCACCGCCCGGCGCACCGACTGGATCGGCGAGGGCGTCATCGAATCGCTGGTCTACCCGCGCGCCACCGCCGCCGAATTCGACGCCCCCGTCACCCTGCCCGGCGAGAACCTGCTCATGACCGGCGGCAGCGCCGCCACCCTGCCCGACATGATCGCCGCCACCGAACGCGGCCTGCTGCTGACCTGCCTGTGGTACATCCGCGAGGTCGACCCCGCCACCCTGCTGCTGACCGGCCTCACCCGCGACGGCGTCTACCTCGTCGAGAACGGCGAGGTCACCGCCGCCGTCAACAACTTCCGCTTCAACGAGAGCCCCCTGGACCTGCTGCGCCGCGTCACCGAAGCCGGCCGCACCGACATCACCCTCCCCCGCGAATGGAAGGACTGGTTCACCCGAACCGCCATGCCCCCCTTGCGAATCCCCGACTTCCACATGTCCTCGGTCAGCCAAGCCACCTAG
- the cobN gene encoding cobaltochelatase subunit CobN produces MILLLSTSDTDLLSARASGAAYRLANPARLLPEDLPALLDGAELVIVRILGGKRAWEPGLEAVRASGIPLVALGGEIAPDAELMECSTVPGGVAADAHNYLAAGGPRNLLQLHNFLSDTVLLTGHGFEPPVEMPSWGELERQAREPAAGAPTVAVVYYRAQHLAGNTGYIDALCAAIEDRGARALPLYCASLRTAEPELLATLRTADALVVTVLAAGGTKPAAASAGGDDEAWDVGALADLDVPILQGLCLTSGREQWEANDDGLSPLDVATQVAVPEFDGRIITVPFSFKEFDADGLSTYVPDAERAARVAGIAVRYARLRHIPAADKRIALVLSAYPTKHARIGNAVGLDTPASAIRLLTEMRAAGYDLGAPGEIPGLEQGDGDALIHALIAAGGQDPDWLSAEQLEGNPIRIGADLYTRWFETLPEDLREAVVEAWGPPPGELYVDRSADPRGEIVIAALRFGNVVLIVQPPRGFGDNPVAIYHDPDLPPSHHYLAAYRWLAAPEGFAADAVVHLGKHGNLEWLPGKTLGMSASCGTDAALGDLPLIYPFLVNDPGEGTQAKRRAHATLVDHLIPPMARAESYGDISRLEQLLDEHANISALDPAKLPAIRQQIWTLMRAAKMDHDLGLTERPDEESFDDMLLHVDGWLCEIKDVQIRDGLHILGAAPEGEAEVDLVLAMLRARQLWGGEVNVPGLREALGLSEAGDEARERVDAFEKLARELVSDMREVDWDVDAIEAVTEDLVTGELGVAAGIDDAATRLGEVRRVLGFAATEVVPRLRQTGVEIARILHALNGGFIPAGPSGSPLRGLINVLPTGRNFYSVDPKAVPSRLAWETGQAMADSLLQRYLADHGEYPRSVGLSVWGTSAMRTSGDDIAEVFALLGVRPVWDEASRRVTRLEAISLAELGRPRIDVTVRISGFFRDAFPHVLALLDDAVRLVADLDEPAESNYVRAHAQADLAEHGDQRRATTRIFGSKPGTYGAGLLQLIDSKSWRTDDDLAQVYTAWGGFAYGRDLDGAPAADDMRTAYRRIAVAAKNTDTREHDIADSDDYFQYHGGMVAAVRALTGTNPEAYIGDSTRPDAVRTRTLSEETTRVFRARVVNPRWLEAMRRHGYKGAFEMAATVDYLFGYDATTNVVADWMYEKLAESYVFDETNRKFMRQSNPWALHGIAERLLEAAERKLWEQPESDTLDRLRQVYLETEGELE; encoded by the coding sequence GTGATCCTGCTGCTGTCCACCTCCGATACCGACCTGCTGAGCGCACGCGCCAGCGGCGCGGCGTACCGGCTCGCCAATCCCGCGCGCCTGCTGCCGGAGGATCTGCCCGCGCTGCTCGATGGCGCCGAGCTGGTGATCGTGCGCATCCTGGGCGGTAAACGCGCCTGGGAGCCGGGGCTGGAGGCGGTGCGCGCCAGCGGAATTCCGCTGGTGGCGCTGGGCGGTGAGATCGCGCCGGACGCCGAGCTGATGGAATGCTCGACCGTGCCGGGCGGCGTCGCCGCCGACGCGCACAACTATCTGGCCGCGGGCGGCCCGCGAAACCTGCTGCAGCTGCACAACTTCCTGTCCGACACGGTGCTGCTGACCGGGCACGGTTTCGAGCCGCCGGTGGAGATGCCGAGCTGGGGTGAGCTCGAACGCCAGGCGCGCGAGCCCGCGGCCGGCGCGCCCACGGTGGCGGTGGTGTACTACCGCGCCCAGCATCTGGCCGGCAACACCGGCTACATCGACGCCCTGTGCGCCGCGATCGAGGACCGGGGCGCGCGGGCGCTGCCGCTGTACTGCGCTTCGCTGCGCACCGCCGAACCGGAGCTGCTGGCCACCCTGCGCACCGCCGACGCGCTCGTGGTGACCGTGCTGGCCGCGGGCGGCACCAAACCGGCCGCCGCGTCGGCGGGCGGCGACGACGAGGCGTGGGATGTGGGCGCGCTCGCCGACCTGGATGTGCCGATCCTGCAAGGGTTGTGCCTGACCAGCGGCCGCGAGCAGTGGGAGGCCAACGACGACGGCCTGTCCCCGCTGGATGTCGCCACCCAGGTGGCGGTGCCGGAGTTCGACGGGCGCATCATCACGGTCCCGTTCTCGTTCAAGGAGTTCGACGCCGACGGGCTGTCGACCTATGTGCCCGACGCCGAGCGTGCGGCGCGGGTGGCGGGCATCGCGGTGCGCTACGCGCGGCTGCGCCACATTCCGGCCGCGGACAAGCGGATCGCGCTGGTGCTGTCGGCGTACCCGACCAAGCACGCGCGCATCGGCAATGCCGTCGGCCTCGACACCCCGGCCAGCGCCATCCGGTTGCTCACCGAGATGCGTGCGGCCGGTTACGATCTCGGCGCGCCGGGGGAGATCCCGGGCCTCGAGCAGGGTGACGGCGACGCGTTGATCCACGCGCTCATCGCCGCGGGCGGCCAGGACCCGGACTGGCTGAGCGCCGAACAGTTGGAGGGCAACCCGATTCGCATCGGCGCGGACCTCTACACGCGGTGGTTCGAGACGCTGCCGGAGGATCTGCGCGAGGCTGTCGTCGAGGCGTGGGGGCCGCCGCCGGGTGAGCTGTATGTCGACCGGTCGGCCGACCCCCGGGGCGAGATCGTCATCGCCGCACTGCGTTTCGGCAATGTGGTGCTGATCGTGCAGCCGCCGCGCGGGTTCGGGGATAACCCGGTCGCCATCTACCACGACCCGGATCTGCCGCCGAGCCACCACTATCTGGCCGCCTACCGCTGGCTGGCCGCGCCGGAGGGCTTCGCCGCCGACGCCGTGGTGCATCTGGGCAAGCACGGCAATCTGGAGTGGCTGCCGGGCAAGACGCTGGGCATGTCGGCGTCCTGCGGCACGGATGCGGCGCTGGGGGATCTGCCGCTGATCTATCCGTTCCTGGTCAACGATCCGGGCGAGGGCACCCAGGCCAAGCGCCGCGCCCACGCCACCCTGGTCGATCACCTGATTCCGCCGATGGCGCGCGCCGAAAGCTACGGCGACATCTCGCGATTGGAGCAGTTGCTCGACGAGCACGCCAATATCTCCGCGCTCGATCCGGCCAAGCTGCCCGCCATCCGCCAGCAGATCTGGACGCTCATGCGCGCGGCCAAGATGGACCACGATCTGGGCCTGACCGAACGTCCCGACGAGGAATCCTTCGACGACATGCTGCTGCACGTCGACGGCTGGCTGTGCGAGATCAAGGATGTGCAGATCCGCGACGGCCTGCACATTCTCGGCGCCGCCCCCGAAGGGGAGGCCGAGGTGGATCTGGTGCTGGCCATGCTGCGCGCGCGGCAGCTGTGGGGCGGCGAGGTCAATGTGCCGGGGCTGCGGGAAGCGCTGGGGCTCAGCGAAGCCGGGGACGAGGCGCGCGAGCGGGTGGACGCGTTCGAGAAGCTGGCGCGCGAGCTGGTGTCGGACATGCGGGAGGTCGACTGGGACGTCGATGCCATCGAGGCGGTCACCGAGGACCTGGTCACCGGTGAGCTGGGCGTCGCGGCCGGAATCGACGATGCCGCAACACGTCTGGGCGAGGTGCGCCGGGTGCTGGGCTTCGCGGCCACCGAGGTGGTGCCGCGGCTGCGCCAGACCGGGGTGGAGATCGCGCGCATCCTGCACGCCTTGAACGGCGGATTCATTCCGGCCGGGCCCAGCGGTTCGCCGCTGCGCGGGTTGATCAATGTGCTGCCGACCGGGCGCAACTTCTACTCGGTCGATCCCAAGGCGGTGCCGTCGCGGCTGGCCTGGGAGACCGGTCAGGCCATGGCGGATTCGCTGCTGCAGCGCTACCTGGCCGATCACGGCGAATACCCGCGCTCGGTGGGGCTGTCGGTGTGGGGTACCTCGGCCATGCGCACCTCCGGCGACGATATCGCCGAGGTGTTCGCGCTGCTGGGGGTGCGGCCGGTGTGGGACGAGGCCAGCCGCCGCGTCACCCGGTTGGAAGCGATCTCCCTGGCGGAGCTGGGCCGCCCGCGCATCGACGTGACCGTGCGCATCAGCGGGTTCTTCCGCGACGCGTTCCCGCACGTGCTGGCGCTGCTCGACGATGCGGTGCGCCTGGTCGCCGACCTGGACGAGCCCGCCGAATCCAACTATGTGCGCGCGCACGCCCAAGCCGATCTGGCCGAGCACGGTGACCAACGGCGCGCCACCACAAGGATTTTCGGCTCCAAGCCCGGCACCTACGGGGCGGGGCTGCTGCAGTTGATCGATTCCAAGAGCTGGCGCACCGACGACGATCTGGCGCAGGTGTACACCGCATGGGGCGGTTTCGCCTACGGTCGCGATCTCGACGGCGCGCCCGCCGCCGACGACATGCGCACCGCGTATCGGCGAATCGCGGTGGCGGCCAAGAACACCGACACCCGCGAGCACGATATCGCCGACTCCGACGACTATTTCCAGTACCACGGCGGCATGGTGGCCGCGGTGCGCGCGCTCACCGGCACGAATCCGGAGGCGTACATCGGCGACAGCACCCGGCCCGACGCGGTGCGCACCCGCACCCTCTCGGAGGAGACCACGCGGGTGTTCCGGGCGCGCGTGGTGAATCCGCGCTGGCTCGAGGCGATGCGCCGGCACGGCTACAAGGGCGCGTTCGAAATGGCCGCCACCGTCGACTATCTGTTCGGCTACGACGCCACCACCAATGTGGTCGCCGACTGGATGTACGAAAAGCTCGCCGAATCCTATGTTTTCGACGAGACCAATCGGAAGTTCATGCGGCAGTCGAATCCGTGGGCGCTGCACGGTATTGCGGAGCGGTTGCTGGAGGCGGCGGAACGGAAACTGTGGGAGCAGCCCGAGAGCGACACCCTCGATCGGTTGCGGCAGGTCTATCTGGAGACCGAAGGCGAACTGGAGTAA
- a CDS encoding helix-turn-helix domain-containing protein, with amino-acid sequence MVRLPLTPAQVEAGRRLGAALRAARAERELPEVAVSAGISPETLRKIESGRLPTPAFGTVVALSRTLGIPLDELADSWQQGAAEQRSAS; translated from the coding sequence ATGGTTCGACTTCCGCTGACCCCCGCCCAGGTCGAGGCCGGCCGCCGGCTGGGCGCCGCGCTGCGTGCCGCCCGCGCCGAGCGCGAACTGCCGGAGGTGGCGGTGAGCGCGGGCATCTCGCCGGAGACGCTGCGCAAGATCGAATCCGGGCGGCTGCCGACCCCGGCGTTCGGGACCGTGGTGGCCTTGAGCCGCACCCTCGGCATCCCCCTCGACGAGCTGGCCGACAGCTGGCAGCAGGGTGCGGCCGAGCAGCGTTCGGCTTCGTGA
- a CDS encoding TetR/AcrR family transcriptional regulator, translating into MGNDDVTPDAAGGTRDTAAVAHLELSQRRFPEGQRRIFLAAIDAFAERGFHATTTRDIAARAGLSPAGLYVHFGSKEEVLYRISLSSTRLTQQVAAAAATGPGTAAEHLTAVVRDLTVWHAEHAASVKVVLHHLTDLTAEHRAEVVDIQIAIHRLLRALVARGVTDGVFDVADTHATTLALMSLCVDTARWYTEGYRRTPDQIGADYAAMALRLVGAA; encoded by the coding sequence ATGGGTAACGACGACGTAACGCCGGACGCCGCGGGCGGTACCCGTGACACCGCGGCGGTGGCGCATCTCGAGCTGTCGCAGCGCCGCTTCCCCGAGGGCCAGCGGCGCATCTTCCTGGCCGCCATCGACGCCTTCGCCGAGCGCGGCTTCCACGCCACCACCACCCGCGACATCGCCGCCCGCGCCGGCCTCAGCCCCGCCGGGCTCTACGTGCACTTCGGATCGAAAGAGGAAGTGCTGTACCGGATCTCGCTGTCGTCGACGCGCTTGACCCAGCAGGTCGCCGCGGCCGCCGCCACCGGCCCCGGCACCGCCGCCGAGCATCTCACCGCCGTGGTGCGCGATCTGACGGTCTGGCATGCCGAGCACGCGGCGTCGGTGAAGGTGGTGCTGCACCACCTCACCGACCTCACCGCCGAACACCGCGCCGAGGTCGTCGACATCCAGATCGCCATCCATCGTCTGCTGCGCGCGCTGGTGGCGCGCGGCGTCACCGACGGCGTCTTCGATGTCGCCGACACCCACGCCACCACCCTGGCCCTGATGTCGCTGTGCGTGGACACCGCCCGCTGGTACACCGAGGGCTACCGCCGCACGCCCGACCAGATCGGCGCGGACTACGCGGCCATGGCACTGCGCCTGGTGGGCGCGGCCTGA
- the map gene encoding type I methionyl aminopeptidase, giving the protein MVELKSPAEIEKMAVTGRFVAEVLRELRDKAQIGVNLLDLEAVVRERIRERGAVSCYWDYSPSFGRGPFRNTVCLSVNDAVLHGLPFDYTLRDGDVLTMDLAVSIDGWVADAAVTTLVGTPDPEDARLVATTEAALDAAIAVAVPGNTVGDLSAAIAAVARAGGYPINTEFGGHGLGRTMHEDPHIANTGRPGRGYRLRPGLTIAIEPWFARTTDRIVTDPDGWTLRSADGSRTAHSEHTVAVTDAGPRVLTRLD; this is encoded by the coding sequence ATGGTCGAGCTCAAGAGCCCGGCGGAAATCGAGAAAATGGCGGTCACCGGGCGTTTCGTCGCCGAGGTGCTGCGGGAGCTGCGCGACAAGGCGCAGATCGGGGTGAACCTGCTGGACCTGGAAGCCGTGGTGCGCGAGCGCATCCGCGAGCGCGGCGCGGTCTCCTGCTACTGGGACTACTCCCCCTCCTTCGGCCGCGGCCCGTTCCGCAACACCGTCTGCCTGTCGGTCAACGACGCCGTGCTGCACGGACTTCCGTTCGACTACACCCTGCGCGACGGTGACGTGCTGACCATGGATCTGGCCGTGAGCATCGACGGCTGGGTCGCCGACGCCGCGGTCACCACCCTCGTCGGCACTCCCGATCCGGAGGACGCCCGCCTGGTCGCGACCACCGAGGCCGCCCTCGACGCGGCCATCGCGGTGGCCGTGCCCGGCAACACCGTCGGCGACCTGTCGGCCGCCATCGCCGCGGTCGCCCGCGCCGGCGGGTATCCGATCAATACCGAATTCGGCGGCCACGGCCTGGGCCGCACCATGCACGAGGACCCGCACATCGCCAACACCGGCCGCCCCGGCCGCGGCTACCGGCTGCGCCCGGGCCTGACCATCGCCATCGAACCCTGGTTCGCGCGCACCACCGACCGCATCGTCACCGACCCGGACGGCTGGACCCTGCGCTCGGCCGACGGCTCGCGCACCGCCCACTCCGAGCACACCGTCGCGGTCACCGACGCCGGCCCCCGCGTGCTGACCCGCCTGGACTGA
- a CDS encoding TldD/PmbA family protein: MSIATKVVDDQFRALPLSALADAALSAARAAGADYADLRVHRLVQQSIRLRDGRVESVSDSTDLGFAVRVIVDGTWGFASHADLTADTAAQVARRAVTVARTLRALNRERVELAPEPRYADAEYVSAYAQDPFTVPTPEKVALLLDYSERLRAADGVDHVTASVLQVKEQTFYADTFGSRITQQRVRLHPQFEAITVDPAAGVFETMRTLAAPAGRGWEYVTGADGTWDWAGELARMPEWLAEKVKAPSVTAGPTDLVIDPTNLWLTIHESIGHATEYDRAIGYESAYAGTSFATPDLLGTLQYGTPIMHVTGDRTQEHGLATVGWDDEGVAGQQWDLVRDGVLVGYQLDRVFAPRLGLERSNGCSYADSAHHVPIQRMANVSLQPDPERDTSTAELISRVQDGIYIVGDKSWSIDMQRYNFQFTGQRFFRIRDGQLAGQLRDVAYQATTTDFWGAMEAVGGPSTWVLGGAFNCGKAQPGQVAAVSHGCPSVLVRGINILNTRAEAGQ, from the coding sequence GTGAGCATCGCTACCAAGGTCGTGGACGACCAGTTCCGCGCGCTGCCGCTGTCGGCCCTGGCCGACGCGGCATTGAGCGCGGCCCGCGCGGCCGGCGCCGACTACGCGGACCTGCGGGTGCATCGACTCGTGCAGCAGTCCATCCGGTTACGCGACGGGCGTGTCGAATCGGTGTCCGACAGCACCGATCTGGGGTTCGCGGTGCGCGTGATCGTCGACGGCACCTGGGGTTTCGCCTCGCACGCCGACCTCACCGCCGACACCGCCGCCCAGGTGGCGCGCCGCGCGGTGACCGTCGCGCGCACGCTGCGCGCGCTCAATCGCGAACGCGTCGAGCTGGCGCCCGAGCCGCGCTACGCCGACGCCGAATACGTCTCCGCCTACGCGCAGGACCCCTTCACGGTGCCGACGCCGGAGAAAGTGGCGCTGCTGCTGGACTATTCGGAGCGGCTGCGCGCCGCCGACGGCGTCGATCACGTGACGGCGTCGGTGCTGCAGGTCAAAGAGCAGACCTTCTACGCCGACACCTTCGGCTCGCGCATCACCCAGCAGCGGGTGCGCCTGCACCCGCAGTTCGAGGCCATCACCGTCGATCCGGCGGCGGGGGTGTTCGAGACCATGCGCACCCTCGCGGCCCCGGCCGGGCGCGGCTGGGAGTACGTGACCGGCGCGGACGGAACCTGGGACTGGGCGGGCGAACTCGCGCGGATGCCGGAGTGGCTGGCCGAGAAGGTCAAGGCGCCCAGCGTCACCGCCGGGCCCACCGATCTGGTCATCGACCCCACCAATCTGTGGCTGACCATTCACGAGTCCATCGGTCACGCCACCGAGTACGACCGCGCCATCGGCTACGAATCCGCGTACGCGGGCACCTCGTTCGCCACCCCCGACCTGCTGGGCACCCTGCAGTACGGCACCCCGATCATGCACGTGACCGGTGACCGCACCCAGGAGCACGGTCTGGCCACCGTCGGCTGGGACGACGAGGGCGTGGCCGGGCAGCAATGGGATCTGGTGCGCGACGGCGTCCTCGTCGGCTATCAGCTCGATCGGGTCTTCGCGCCGCGGCTGGGCCTGGAACGCTCCAACGGCTGCTCCTACGCCGACTCCGCGCATCACGTGCCGATCCAGCGCATGGCCAATGTGTCACTGCAACCCGACCCCGAGCGCGACACCTCCACCGCGGAGCTGATCTCGCGCGTGCAGGACGGCATCTACATCGTCGGCGACAAGTCGTGGTCGATCGACATGCAGCGCTACAACTTCCAGTTCACCGGCCAGCGCTTCTTCCGCATCCGCGACGGCCAGCTGGCCGGGCAGCTGCGCGATGTCGCCTACCAGGCCACCACCACCGACTTCTGGGGTGCGATGGAAGCCGTCGGCGGCCCCTCGACCTGGGTGCTGGGCGGCGCGTTCAACTGCGGCAAGGCGCAACCCGGACAGGTGGCGGCGGTCTCGCACGGCTGCCCGTCGGTGCTGGTGCGCGGCATCAACATTCTCAATACCCGCGCCGAAGCCGGACAGTGA